From Oscillospiraceae bacterium CM, a single genomic window includes:
- a CDS encoding aminotransferase class V-fold PLP-dependent enzyme, with amino-acid sequence MIYLDNAATTLVKPLAVARAASRAVCRLATPGRGAHKAAFDAAETMLACREAACELFNVKSPEQVVLTFNATHALNIAIKSLAKRGDKVVISGYEHNAVTRPLHAVGARVVVAAAPLFEPELALCAFESHLTSDTALVVLNHVSNVFGYIQPAERLAKVCRARQIPFVLDASQSAGALDIDFESLGASYICMPGHKGLYGPQGTGLLLCAGVPQGIIEGGTGSHSLSRDMPPMLPDRLEAGTHNMPGIAGLLEGLRFVRKKGQKNILAHERDLVQYAAKVLVRHKGVRLMKSDDLAFQSGVLSFVINNMACETVGEELSKRGIAVRVGLHCAPLAHKTAGTLSTGTVRASVSSFTTMREIDVFSRAVGEIASQYV; translated from the coding sequence GTGATCTACCTCGATAACGCCGCAACGACACTCGTTAAACCGTTGGCCGTCGCGCGCGCCGCTTCAAGGGCTGTGTGCCGCCTCGCGACGCCGGGCAGAGGCGCGCATAAAGCGGCTTTTGACGCGGCAGAGACGATGCTTGCCTGCCGGGAGGCGGCCTGTGAGCTCTTTAATGTCAAAAGCCCGGAGCAGGTTGTTTTGACGTTTAACGCTACACACGCTTTAAATATTGCCATCAAAAGCCTTGCCAAACGCGGTGATAAGGTTGTGATATCGGGATATGAGCATAACGCGGTGACGCGCCCGCTGCACGCTGTCGGCGCGCGTGTCGTCGTCGCCGCGGCGCCGCTGTTTGAGCCGGAGCTGGCTCTGTGCGCCTTTGAAAGCCATCTGACAAGTGATACGGCGCTCGTCGTTTTAAACCACGTATCTAACGTCTTTGGTTATATCCAGCCTGCCGAGCGGCTGGCAAAAGTCTGCCGGGCACGTCAGATTCCATTCGTATTAGATGCCTCACAGTCGGCTGGCGCTCTGGATATTGATTTCGAGAGCCTGGGGGCAAGTTATATTTGTATGCCGGGACATAAAGGCCTCTACGGGCCACAGGGGACAGGGCTTCTATTATGCGCGGGTGTTCCGCAGGGCATAATAGAAGGGGGAACTGGCAGCCATTCGCTCTCGCGTGACATGCCGCCGATGCTGCCCGACAGATTGGAGGCCGGAACGCACAATATGCCGGGGATTGCCGGGCTTTTGGAGGGACTTCGTTTTGTGCGGAAAAAAGGCCAGAAAAATATTCTCGCGCATGAACGCGACCTTGTTCAATATGCCGCCAAGGTGCTCGTCCGGCACAAGGGGGTACGTCTCATGAAAAGCGACGATTTGGCGTTTCAAAGCGGTGTGTTGTCGTTCGTTATCAATAACATGGCGTGTGAGACGGTTGGGGAAGAGCTTTCAAAGCGCGGCATTGCCGTCCGCGTCGGCCTGCACTGCGCGCCCCTGGCGCATAAAACGGCGGGGACGCTTTCAACCGGCACTGTGCGCGCGAGCGTTTCGTCCTTCACAACGATGCGTGAGATAGACGTTTTCAGCCGCGCCGTCGGGGAGATTGCGTCTCAATACGTCTGA
- a CDS encoding DUF3343 domain-containing protein: MVYYLLICRSLTYAQRSAKALERAGITAIITKIPQHVSSDGCGYCVKVSAKHLSDALVLLKDAALYPLKIFVLYADGNLGEVQL; encoded by the coding sequence GTGGTTTATTATCTTCTGATCTGCCGCTCGCTCACATATGCGCAGCGTTCTGCCAAAGCGCTGGAACGCGCCGGAATCACCGCCATTATTACAAAAATTCCGCAGCATGTCTCGTCGGACGGCTGCGGCTACTGTGTCAAGGTGTCGGCAAAGCACTTGTCGGACGCGCTTGTGTTACTGAAAGACGCCGCGTTATATCCGCTAAAAATTTTTGTTTTATACGCTGATGGGAATCTCGGCGAGGTACAGCTGTGA
- a CDS encoding 2-C-methyl-D-erythritol 2,4-cyclodiphosphate synthase: MMRIGHGYDAHRFLKGRPCILCGVTVPSDVGPDGHSDADVPVHALMDALLGALALGDIGKMFPNSDEAYHGADSIELLKTVYTRVTALGYQLSNTDMTIICQNPRLAPYIGAMRENIAGALDVPVDTVSVKATTEEKMGFTGEGLGMAAHAVVLLEKMA, translated from the coding sequence CTGATGAGAATCGGTCACGGGTATGATGCACACCGCTTTCTAAAAGGTCGGCCCTGTATTCTGTGCGGGGTGACTGTGCCGAGTGACGTTGGGCCCGACGGCCACTCCGATGCCGACGTACCCGTTCATGCGCTGATGGATGCGCTTTTAGGGGCGCTCGCGCTCGGCGATATCGGCAAAATGTTTCCCAACAGTGACGAGGCGTATCACGGTGCCGATAGCATCGAACTGTTAAAAACGGTTTATACGCGCGTGACAGCGCTTGGCTATCAGCTCTCAAATACTGATATGACCATTATTTGTCAAAACCCGCGCCTTGCGCCGTACATTGGCGCGATGCGCGAAAACATCGCTGGGGCGCTTGATGTGCCGGTTGATACCGTCAGTGTCAAAGCGACGACGGAAGAAAAAATGGGTTTTACGGGCGAGGGGCTTGGCATGGCGGCCCACGCCGTTGTGCTTCTTGAAAAAATGGCATAA
- the ispD gene encoding 2-C-methyl-D-erythritol 4-phosphate cytidylyltransferase yields the protein MAFGLTKKQKKRSGIRCTAVVAAAGSSTRMDGQNKLFIELDGKPVLVWTLLALDGCDAIDDIVVVTRKPDINAVAVLCRAHHIKKIFKVVAGGESRQESVYRGALEVPEDTQLIAVHDGARPFVTETVIQSAVSAAAQYGAAAPSVPVVATVKEAKNGTVIRTLDRSTLYEIQTPQVFDAAILKGALHHALQKGITVTDDCMAVEALGYPVHLTPGARENIKLTTAADLAFASAILDMRRKS from the coding sequence ATGGCCTTCGGGCTGACGAAAAAGCAAAAAAAGCGAAGCGGCATCCGCTGTACGGCCGTTGTTGCCGCAGCCGGCTCTTCAACCCGGATGGACGGACAGAATAAGCTGTTTATCGAGCTTGACGGCAAGCCTGTGCTTGTATGGACGTTATTGGCACTCGATGGCTGCGACGCCATTGACGATATTGTCGTTGTCACGCGCAAGCCAGATATTAATGCCGTGGCCGTTTTATGCCGCGCGCATCATATTAAAAAGATCTTCAAGGTTGTCGCGGGTGGGGAGAGCCGTCAGGAATCCGTTTACCGCGGTGCGCTGGAGGTGCCGGAGGATACGCAGCTGATCGCCGTTCACGATGGGGCGCGCCCCTTTGTGACGGAAACAGTTATACAAAGCGCTGTTTCGGCCGCTGCGCAATACGGCGCGGCCGCGCCCTCCGTCCCCGTTGTGGCGACGGTCAAGGAGGCGAAAAACGGGACGGTTATTCGAACGCTTGACAGAAGCACCCTTTATGAAATTCAGACACCGCAGGTCTTCGATGCAGCTATTCTCAAAGGTGCGTTGCATCACGCCCTGCAAAAAGGCATCACAGTCACGGACGATTGCATGGCCGTTGAAGCGCTTGGTTATCCCGTCCATCTGACACCCGGTGCGCGTGAGAACATCAAACTGACGACGGCGGCAGACCTTGCTTTTGCAAGCGCCATCCTTGACATGCGGAGGAAATCCTGA
- a CDS encoding CarD family transcriptional regulator, whose amino-acid sequence MFRIGDMIAHPMHGAGIIDSIEEKKINGMTRQYYILRMPAGGMVVMIPTESSAAIGVRPIVDFDEAESLLNAIASIEADMTANWNRRYRENMQRLKSGDLLEVARVVKGLMARDVEKGLSTGERKMLHSAKQILISEIVLSQHSSYEEVETRINAVLA is encoded by the coding sequence ATGTTCAGAATTGGTGATATGATTGCGCACCCGATGCATGGGGCGGGTATTATTGACAGTATTGAGGAAAAAAAGATCAACGGTATGACGCGGCAGTATTATATTCTCAGGATGCCAGCAGGTGGCATGGTCGTTATGATTCCGACGGAGAGCAGCGCGGCCATCGGCGTCCGGCCGATTGTCGATTTTGATGAAGCCGAATCACTTTTAAACGCCATCGCCAGTATTGAGGCGGACATGACCGCCAACTGGAACAGGCGTTACCGGGAAAACATGCAGCGTTTGAAAAGCGGCGATTTGCTGGAGGTTGCGCGTGTTGTCAAGGGCCTCATGGCGCGTGACGTGGAAAAAGGCTTATCTACTGGCGAGCGTAAAATGCTCCACTCTGCTAAACAGATTCTGATATCCGAAATCGTTTTATCACAGCATTCCAGCTATGAAGAAGTGGAAACGCGGATTAACGCGGTTTTAGCATAA
- a CDS encoding bifunctional 4-hydroxy-3-methylbut-2-enyl diphosphate reductase/30S ribosomal protein S1, whose product MKIILAKSAGFCFGVRRAVALCEEAAEKFCGCKTLGPVIHNKSVTEMLAQKGIGEINDAAAAQPGDTVIIRSHGAKKEELEALSYNGVTIVDATCPDVRKIHEIVRGESSAGRQVLIIGERHHPEVEAISSWCAGCQIIETQQEMEEFFGAFPDWKNAPVSIVCQTTSLRSNFEKCLNTAKKECTNLKIFDTICNATFRRQEEAKELSRLADAMIVIGGRSSANSLKLADICREFCNRVTFVETADELDMSQYSETDTVGITAGASTPAWIIKEVCQRMSEETRIEGITGQAEEPAAGQSGTAEVAESFEEMLEKSIKTLNTGEKVTGVVAAITPTEISVDLGTKQSGYIPISELTDDPSVKLEDMLKVGDTIETFVLRVNDVEGTVMLSKKRLDSVKNWEDVETAKNERTTVEGVVTEENKGGVVVSVKGVRVFVPASQTGLSKDEPMSALVKTKVRLRITEVNQPRRRVVGSIRAVANEERREKSDQIWNEIEIGKKYQGVVKSMTSYGAFVDIGGIDGMVHVSELSWTRIHQPSDVLKIGDEITVYVIGFDKEKKKISLGYKTKDDNPWEKFVSANKIGDTVTVKIVKLMPFGAFAEIMPGVDGLIHISQITDHRIGLPSEAVAEGDTVTVKITDIDHDKHKVSLSIRALMPGQDTADDADSAE is encoded by the coding sequence ATGAAGATTATTCTGGCCAAATCGGCTGGCTTTTGCTTTGGTGTTCGCCGGGCCGTCGCGCTCTGCGAGGAAGCGGCAGAGAAATTCTGCGGCTGCAAAACACTCGGCCCCGTAATTCACAATAAAAGCGTCACTGAAATGCTGGCGCAAAAGGGCATCGGCGAAATTAATGACGCGGCGGCCGCGCAGCCTGGCGACACGGTGATTATCCGCTCGCACGGTGCTAAAAAAGAGGAGCTGGAGGCGCTGTCTTATAACGGCGTTACCATTGTTGACGCCACATGCCCGGACGTGCGTAAAATCCATGAAATTGTCCGCGGTGAGTCATCCGCTGGCAGACAAGTTTTAATCATTGGAGAGCGGCACCACCCAGAGGTGGAAGCGATATCCAGCTGGTGCGCGGGGTGCCAGATTATAGAAACACAGCAAGAAATGGAAGAATTTTTTGGCGCGTTCCCGGACTGGAAAAATGCGCCCGTATCCATAGTTTGTCAGACAACGAGCCTTCGCTCAAACTTCGAAAAATGCTTAAACACAGCAAAAAAAGAGTGTACAAATCTTAAAATATTTGATACAATATGCAACGCCACGTTTAGACGCCAGGAAGAGGCAAAGGAATTATCCCGTCTTGCCGACGCGATGATTGTGATCGGCGGCCGCTCCAGTGCCAACAGCCTGAAGCTGGCCGATATCTGCAGAGAGTTTTGCAATAGGGTCACCTTTGTTGAAACAGCTGATGAGCTTGATATGTCCCAATATTCGGAAACGGATACGGTCGGGATCACGGCAGGGGCCTCGACGCCGGCGTGGATAATTAAGGAGGTCTGTCAGAGAATGAGTGAAGAAACAAGAATCGAAGGCATTACCGGACAAGCTGAGGAGCCTGCAGCGGGCCAGTCCGGCACCGCGGAGGTCGCGGAGTCCTTCGAGGAAATGCTCGAAAAATCAATAAAAACTTTAAATACTGGGGAAAAAGTGACCGGCGTTGTCGCCGCCATCACACCGACAGAGATATCCGTCGATCTTGGTACAAAACAGTCGGGATACATACCGATTTCCGAGCTAACGGATGACCCCTCGGTCAAATTGGAAGACATGCTCAAGGTCGGTGACACGATCGAGACGTTTGTCCTCCGTGTTAACGACGTTGAAGGCACCGTTATGCTGTCTAAAAAACGCCTTGACTCTGTAAAAAACTGGGAAGACGTTGAGACGGCCAAAAATGAAAGAACGACCGTAGAGGGCGTTGTCACCGAGGAGAATAAGGGCGGTGTCGTCGTCTCTGTCAAGGGTGTCCGCGTTTTTGTTCCGGCCTCTCAGACGGGTTTGTCAAAGGACGAGCCGATGTCGGCGCTCGTCAAGACGAAGGTTCGCCTCCGCATTACCGAGGTCAATCAGCCCAGACGCCGCGTTGTCGGCTCGATTCGCGCCGTTGCAAATGAGGAACGTCGTGAAAAGTCTGACCAGATCTGGAACGAGATTGAAATCGGCAAAAAATATCAGGGTGTTGTTAAGTCCATGACGTCATATGGCGCTTTTGTCGATATCGGCGGCATTGACGGTATGGTGCACGTTTCTGAGCTGAGCTGGACGCGAATCCACCAGCCGTCGGATGTTTTGAAGATCGGCGACGAGATCACGGTCTACGTCATCGGCTTTGATAAGGAAAAGAAAAAGATTTCTCTCGGTTATAAGACGAAAGACGACAATCCGTGGGAGAAATTCGTCTCTGCTAACAAGATTGGCGATACGGTTACCGTTAAAATCGTCAAGCTCATGCCGTTCGGTGCGTTTGCCGAGATCATGCCGGGTGTCGATGGGCTGATTCACATTTCGCAGATTACTGACCATCGGATCGGCCTGCCGTCTGAAGCCGTTGCGGAAGGCGATACCGTTACTGTCAAAATCACCGATATCGATCATGATAAACATAAGGTTTCACTTTCAATCCGTGCGCTGATGCCCGGTCAGGATACAGCTGACGACGCCGATTCGGCGGAATAA
- a CDS encoding 1-acyl-sn-glycerol-3-phosphate acyltransferase, producing MNKEFRAYRWLYIILRLFLFPFYWLRFRGRENVPKGAAVFCANHTSNLDPIFVGFAAGINNHLHMMGKKELFDVPILSAFYRAAGSFPVDRSISDVGAIRKTLKYLKEGEKMLIFPEGQRVRGDEKVEAKLGAVKMADQMNVPVVPVYIPSGKRIFHRYTIVIGVPYLVNPERKKLSNDAYVRLADDMMEKIAHLRQ from the coding sequence ATGAACAAAGAATTCCGAGCATACAGATGGCTTTACATTATTTTAAGGCTGTTTTTGTTTCCGTTTTATTGGCTGCGGTTTCGTGGCCGTGAAAACGTTCCGAAAGGGGCGGCAGTTTTCTGTGCCAACCACACCAGTAACCTCGACCCCATTTTTGTCGGCTTTGCCGCTGGTATCAATAATCACCTGCACATGATGGGCAAAAAAGAGCTTTTTGATGTACCGATTCTGTCGGCGTTTTACAGGGCAGCGGGGAGCTTTCCTGTCGACAGGAGCATCAGCGATGTCGGTGCAATCCGCAAGACGCTCAAATACCTTAAGGAAGGCGAGAAGATGCTCATCTTCCCAGAGGGCCAACGCGTGCGCGGTGACGAGAAGGTTGAGGCAAAGCTCGGCGCCGTTAAAATGGCCGATCAGATGAACGTGCCTGTTGTACCCGTATATATCCCGTCGGGCAAACGGATTTTTCATCGGTATACCATCGTGATCGGCGTACCGTATCTCGTCAACCCCGAGCGGAAAAAGCTTTCAAACGACGCTTATGTACGCCTTGCCGATGATATGATGGAAAAAATCGCGCATCTCCGGCAGTGA
- a CDS encoding (d)CMP kinase: protein MEKRSIAIDGPSSAGKSTLARLTAQKFGLIYVDTGALYRTVGLYVLKNGVASKDEAAVTALLPEIHLEMRYDPSGVQRMILNGTDVTDEIRLPEASIYASDVSAMAPVRAFLLSMQREIASTYDVVMDGRDIGTVVLPNAGLKIFLTAETDVRARRRYEELCVKGIDTTLNDVRRDLVYRDENDTSRQNAPLKAAVDAVLLDTTDMTLDDTLLRIQGLAQERLGL from the coding sequence ATGGAAAAACGAAGCATCGCCATAGACGGCCCGAGCAGCGCTGGGAAGAGTACGCTGGCCCGGCTGACGGCGCAGAAATTTGGGCTAATTTATGTCGACACGGGCGCTTTATACAGAACGGTCGGTCTCTATGTTCTGAAAAACGGCGTTGCATCCAAGGATGAAGCCGCCGTGACGGCTCTTCTGCCGGAAATTCACCTTGAAATGCGCTATGATCCCTCCGGCGTCCAGCGGATGATCTTAAACGGCACGGACGTCACGGATGAGATCCGGCTGCCGGAAGCGTCGATCTACGCCTCCGATGTCTCAGCGATGGCGCCGGTTCGCGCTTTTCTCCTATCCATGCAGCGGGAAATAGCGTCGACGTACGATGTTGTGATGGACGGGCGCGATATCGGCACGGTCGTTTTGCCGAACGCCGGTCTGAAGATTTTTTTAACGGCTGAAACGGATGTCCGCGCGCGAAGGCGCTATGAGGAGCTGTGCGTGAAGGGCATCGATACGACGCTTAACGATGTGCGCCGTGACCTTGTTTACCGTGATGAAAACGACACATCGCGCCAGAATGCGCCGCTTAAAGCGGCAGTGGACGCCGTCCTGCTCGATACGACGGATATGACGCTGGACGATACGCTTTTGAGGATTCAAGGTCTGGCGCAGGAAAGGCTGGGCTTATGA
- a CDS encoding NAD(P)/FAD-dependent oxidoreductase → MYEAVVIGGGAAGMLCAAVAASNGRRVLLLEKNERLGVKLSITGKGRCNLTNNCTIRDVLDNIPTGGRFLQSALNAFSPQDAMALFEKLGVPLKTERGNRVFPVSDRASDIVSALRRFTEQSGVLIRRAAATAIMTDNGFVTGVVTPRETILCTAAVLCTGGLSYPRTGATGDGYALAESLGHTIIPPKPSLVPLEASPDICARMQGLTLKNVRLTVRDGGRKPVFEDFGELLFTHFGVSGPLVLSASAHMCDFPGKTYTLALDLKPALDEQKLDARIRRDFEKYKNRDFANALGDLLHRTMIPVVIERSGVPADTKVHSVTRAQRAALLSVLKAFMLDVTGPRPIDEAIITSGGVDTREINPTTMASKRVDGLYFAGEIIDADAYTGGFNLQIAWSTAYAAGSHIQPFR, encoded by the coding sequence ATGTATGAAGCTGTTGTCATCGGCGGCGGCGCTGCCGGCATGCTCTGCGCCGCCGTTGCCGCCTCAAACGGGCGGCGCGTTTTACTGTTAGAGAAAAATGAACGGCTCGGCGTCAAGCTCTCAATTACCGGCAAAGGGCGCTGCAACCTGACGAATAACTGCACAATACGTGACGTTTTGGACAACATCCCGACGGGTGGCCGTTTTCTCCAAAGCGCTTTGAATGCCTTTTCACCGCAGGACGCGATGGCGCTGTTTGAAAAGCTTGGTGTGCCGCTCAAAACGGAACGCGGCAACAGGGTTTTTCCTGTTTCGGACAGGGCTTCCGATATTGTCTCTGCCCTCAGGCGCTTTACCGAGCAATCGGGCGTTTTGATAAGGCGGGCTGCGGCAACGGCGATTATGACAGATAATGGTTTTGTAACGGGTGTTGTGACGCCCCGGGAAACGATTCTATGCACCGCCGCCGTCCTCTGTACAGGCGGCCTCTCTTATCCGCGCACGGGCGCGACGGGCGACGGCTACGCGCTGGCCGAATCCTTAGGCCACACCATCATTCCCCCGAAGCCTTCGCTTGTGCCGCTCGAAGCGTCACCCGACATCTGCGCGCGTATGCAGGGGCTGACGCTTAAAAATGTCCGCCTGACAGTGCGGGACGGCGGCCGGAAGCCGGTCTTTGAGGATTTCGGCGAGCTGCTTTTTACGCATTTTGGTGTGTCGGGGCCGCTCGTTTTATCGGCAAGCGCGCACATGTGCGATTTTCCCGGGAAAACATATACGCTCGCGCTTGACCTCAAGCCGGCGCTCGACGAGCAGAAGCTCGACGCGCGCATCCGGCGCGATTTCGAAAAATATAAAAACCGGGATTTTGCCAACGCCTTGGGCGACTTGCTGCACAGGACGATGATTCCTGTCGTCATTGAGCGCAGCGGCGTTCCAGCGGACACAAAAGTCCATTCGGTGACGCGCGCCCAGCGCGCCGCGCTTTTATCCGTCTTGAAGGCGTTTATGCTTGATGTGACAGGCCCGCGCCCGATTGACGAGGCCATCATCACGTCCGGCGGCGTTGACACGCGGGAGATTAACCCGACGACGATGGCATCAAAGCGTGTTGATGGCCTTTATTTTGCCGGGGAAATCATCGATGCCGACGCGTACACCGGCGGCTTCAACCTGCAGATTGCGTGGTCGACGGCCTATGCCGCCGGCAGCCATATACAGCCCTTTCGATAA
- a CDS encoding MurR/RpiR family transcriptional regulator has translation MDQDILSVIEAASPSFSKGQRSIAKYILENYEKAAFMTASRLGQVVDVSESTVVRFAAELGYNGYPEMRRALQDTVRNCLTSVQRIQVSRELMESQDILSLVLSSDIEQIRQTMEETNRDDFEAAVSTIVKAKNIYIFGLRSASALANFMGFYFNLLFDRVRIINGSSAGEIFEQILRITKGDVFIALSFPRYSRRTIKAMRYARDMGADVIGITDTPASPIAKLATTALYARSDMVSFLDTLVAPLSLVNALIVAASAKAEGDLFSNFEKLESIWDENEVYEKTDV, from the coding sequence ATGGATCAGGACATCCTGAGTGTGATTGAAGCGGCGTCGCCCAGCTTTTCCAAAGGACAGCGCAGCATCGCCAAATATATTCTTGAAAACTACGAAAAAGCGGCGTTTATGACGGCCAGCCGCCTTGGCCAGGTTGTTGACGTCAGCGAGTCAACGGTCGTCCGCTTTGCCGCTGAGCTCGGCTATAACGGCTACCCCGAAATGCGCCGGGCACTGCAGGATACGGTGCGCAACTGTCTCACATCCGTTCAACGGATTCAGGTTTCTCGTGAATTGATGGAAAGCCAGGACATTCTTTCACTTGTCTTGTCGTCCGATATTGAGCAGATCCGCCAGACGATGGAGGAGACGAACAGAGATGATTTTGAAGCGGCGGTGAGCACCATCGTCAAAGCCAAGAATATTTACATTTTCGGCCTGCGGTCGGCCTCGGCGCTGGCCAATTTTATGGGCTTTTATTTTAATTTGCTCTTCGACCGCGTCCGGATCATTAACGGCAGCTCGGCCGGTGAGATATTTGAGCAGATCTTGCGCATCACAAAAGGTGATGTCTTTATCGCGCTGTCGTTTCCGCGCTATTCGCGGCGCACCATTAAGGCAATGCGCTACGCGCGCGATATGGGGGCAGATGTCATCGGCATCACCGATACGCCCGCCTCGCCAATTGCCAAGCTGGCGACGACGGCACTTTATGCCAGAAGCGACATGGTTTCTTTCCTCGACACGCTCGTTGCGCCTTTAAGCCTTGTCAACGCCCTCATCGTCGCGGCCAGCGCGAAGGCGGAGGGCGACCTCTTTTCCAACTTTGAAAAGCTGGAGAGTATTTGGGACGAAAACGAGGTATACGAAAAGACAGATGTATGA
- a CDS encoding rRNA pseudouridine synthase, whose amino-acid sequence MKERLQKILSARGVASRRAAEEMIREGRVRLNGVTALLGESADPDIDVIEVDSAPLQQASGKVTIMLNKPRGFVTTVHDEKGRRSVCDIVRDCGARVYPIGRLDMNTEGLLLLTNDGELANILMHPSHEKSKTYWARVKGDVDAALTPLSQPMVIDGYTIKPAKVRLLSKIPEGGFLEIIIHEGRNRQVRKMCQAVNLDVKSLTRVEEGGLTLGSLKTGAWRFLTASEIARLRGNMQDEDRKIAKLP is encoded by the coding sequence ATGAAGGAGCGCCTTCAGAAAATACTGTCTGCCCGTGGTGTGGCTTCGCGCCGCGCTGCGGAAGAAATGATCCGGGAAGGCCGGGTGCGCCTAAACGGCGTGACGGCCTTGCTCGGTGAGAGCGCCGACCCCGACATTGACGTGATTGAGGTTGACAGCGCGCCCCTGCAACAAGCGTCGGGCAAGGTCACCATCATGCTCAACAAGCCGCGCGGCTTTGTCACGACGGTGCACGACGAGAAGGGGCGGCGCAGCGTCTGCGACATTGTCAGGGACTGCGGTGCGCGTGTCTATCCGATTGGGCGGCTGGACATGAACACAGAGGGCCTTTTGCTTCTGACAAACGATGGGGAACTGGCGAATATCCTCATGCACCCATCGCACGAGAAATCCAAGACATATTGGGCGCGCGTGAAAGGCGACGTTGACGCAGCGCTCACCCCGCTGTCACAGCCAATGGTGATAGACGGCTACACAATAAAACCGGCTAAAGTGCGCCTATTAAGCAAGATACCGGAGGGCGGCTTTCTGGAAATAATCATCCACGAGGGGCGCAACAGACAGGTGCGAAAAATGTGCCAAGCCGTCAATCTGGATGTCAAATCCCTCACGCGCGTTGAGGAGGGAGGCCTGACGTTAGGGAGCCTTAAAACAGGCGCTTGGCGATTTTTGACGGCAAGCGAAATTGCCCGTCTGCGCGGAAATATGCAGGATGAAGATCGTAAAATTGCAAAATTGCCTTGA
- a CDS encoding D-alanyl-D-alanine carboxypeptidase, whose product MKRRKIALVMNKCLSRAVHVLTVCCLIAAILAGGVQATAATAAPENSAFAAIVTASDGQTVLYEKNADAPQLIASTTKIMTALVVLEHADLNESVRIPDDFPPVDGSAIGLVPGETLTVRALLFGLLLDSGNDAAIALAQHVSGDVQKFVNLMNTKAAALGCRNAHFANPHGLDDDGASCSARDLAVITAAAMKNNMFREIVSTKTVTIDGRTFVSHNRLLWTCPGVTGVKTGYTEKAGRTLVSSAQRGGLGLICVTLGDSNDWADHSALYDWAFGEYRALDIRAVRDRLQDVSVISGVSENVPIRPDGVDDIVCRKDDKAEYFWSAPKFVYAPVTAGQTAGTLTVKINGKAVKTIPLVYDASVALDKTVPLSVWEKIKRALSLPTPLPSVRESYAVP is encoded by the coding sequence GTGAAAAGAAGAAAAATCGCATTAGTAATGAACAAGTGTCTGAGCCGCGCTGTGCATGTCTTAACAGTGTGCTGTCTTATTGCCGCTATTCTCGCCGGGGGTGTTCAGGCAACTGCCGCGACCGCCGCGCCGGAAAATTCGGCATTTGCCGCCATTGTGACAGCGTCGGACGGACAGACGGTACTCTATGAGAAAAATGCCGATGCGCCGCAGCTGATTGCCAGCACGACGAAAATCATGACGGCGCTTGTTGTCTTGGAACATGCCGATTTGAACGAGTCGGTGCGGATACCGGATGATTTTCCGCCAGTCGACGGCTCGGCAATTGGCCTCGTCCCGGGCGAGACGCTGACAGTGCGCGCGCTTTTATTTGGGCTGCTGCTCGACTCCGGCAACGACGCCGCCATTGCGCTGGCACAGCATGTCTCGGGAGACGTTCAAAAATTTGTCAATCTGATGAATACAAAAGCGGCCGCTCTTGGCTGCCGGAACGCGCATTTTGCAAACCCGCACGGCTTGGATGATGATGGCGCGTCCTGCTCGGCGCGTGACCTTGCCGTGATTACGGCAGCCGCTATGAAAAACAATATGTTTCGCGAAATTGTTTCAACGAAGACGGTGACGATTGACGGGCGGACATTTGTCAGTCATAACAGACTCCTCTGGACGTGCCCCGGCGTCACTGGCGTCAAGACGGGGTATACGGAAAAAGCTGGGCGCACGCTCGTCTCATCCGCTCAGCGCGGCGGTCTCGGTCTCATCTGTGTTACGCTCGGTGACTCCAACGACTGGGCCGACCATTCAGCTCTGTATGATTGGGCATTCGGGGAATACCGCGCGCTCGATATCCGTGCCGTTCGTGACCGGCTGCAGGACGTTTCCGTCATTTCCGGCGTTTCTGAAAACGTGCCCATCAGGCCTGACGGCGTGGATGACATCGTCTGCCGCAAAGATGACAAAGCCGAATATTTCTGGTCAGCGCCGAAATTTGTCTATGCGCCGGTGACAGCGGGGCAGACGGCCGGGACGCTGACGGTTAAAATTAACGGCAAAGCTGTCAAAACAATTCCGCTTGTGTATGACGCGTCGGTCGCGCTTGACAAGACCGTACCGCTTTCAGTGTGGGAAAAAATAAAACGGGCGCTGTCACTGCCGACGCCGCTGCCATCCGTCCGTGAAAGCTATGCGGTACCGTAA